The window cctcttccctaGAAAtagcagggaagaggaggaggaggatgtaagGGCTCAGATTCAAACAGCATGCCAAGTGGGGCCAGCAAGGTTGTCACTTGCGAGGTTAGTGCTTTCTCTTCTCAGGTTTTCCCAGGCTGGGTCAAGACTGAGGAGATTTTGGCAGTTGTGGAGGTgagggggccagggctggagcagcagaggaTGAAACAATTAAGAGGATGAGGGAAACAGCAAAGAGGAGTAGGTTAGAGAGATacgattgaggggcattggcacagctgcgTGGGGAACAGTGCACAGCACTAGCCCTCTCCATGCTAGGAAGTGAGGCCTGATTGCTCCTGAATTTTACAGTCACCAAATAAATAACCGTACCAGATGGCcaagtgcattctgggaaaacaAGCCAGGTCTTCGCTGATATCAGTTGCTCTTTATCCTTTAAAGTGTTTCTGAGGACCCAGAGTTTCTCGGCCCAGAGGGTGATGTTCTGGGCCTCAGCCATGCCAAGCAGGTTTCCCTGTGAGGAACAGATGTCTAGTCCCTGCTGCTTGGGTGTGAAGAACCTGAGCCCATGCTCCAGGCAAGCAGAAGGTAACGTTTCTCATTGCTCTGCTGCTTTAGCTTGGGTCaggggggaagggcaggctggGCTGTGATCCTCACACCATAATGTCTGCTCAGTTTCCATTCCTCTGGCAGGAAGGAGCACCCTGTTGGTGGGGTGTCAAAATCTCTGCTGCCATGAGGCTTACTGCCAGGGTCAGCCCCTGTGGTCAGACACTGGAATAATCGCGGTGGACAGGGCCCAGTGCCACTAGGAATCTTCCTCAAGGTGAAAGGTGGAAGCCTGGAGAGGATTCTGAACTCAGAAGACATTGCACTGGCTTTGGGAAGATGTAGGTTTCAGTCCTCCAGCTTCAGTGTCTTTCTCTCCTAGGGATGTGTGGGTTCTGGAGGAGAGAGTGCTTGACTGTTGCAGTGGGGGTGATCCTGGAGGGCTGGTGATCGACCCCTGGAAGAGCACGGAGCCTTGCTTTGTTCAGCAGTGCTCACTGCCACCTCGCGGACAAAAGGCACCGAGTAGTCCTGTCCTGTCTGTTCCTCTGCAGCTGGAGACAGGCATTGGCAGTGCAGTGCCTCAGGGGAAATGGGGTTTTTAAGGagtggttgactggagggaggctaaGCCCCAGCAGGTGGAGAGGCTGGTGGAAAGGGAACCCACATACTTTTAAGCCATTGGGTTTCTGGTTCCAGGTCCTGTTGAACCGATTCAGTTCATTTCGGATGGTGAAGCCATAGGCCTGCAGATCCCTGCTCTCCAGCCCAATTCAGAAGCGATTGCCATCAGCCCCAATCCCAAATCCCAGCTGGCGAGGAGCGTCTTGGAGACCCAACCCCTGATAAGGAACTCAGGGTCCAGCGACTATTCTGCGGGGGGCTTGTCATCCTCAGATGCCAGGCAGGGCCCAGCTGGGTTCACAGAAGCCCTAACTCCCCTCTCATCATGTGCCTCAGAGATGCAGCCCAGATGGCCCCATGCCCCGGTGGAGTGTACGGAGCTAGACCTGCAGAAGTTCTCCACCCAGGCCGAGTTTATGGGTACCAAAAGCCAGGAGGATGCAGAGAAGCAGGTGGCTCAGAGGGTCCGGAGACATACAGATGAACTAACCCTTGAAGTGCCCCTGTTTGGTGCCCCTCTGATAACACAAAGTGAACTTGTTCTGGACCCTGCCAGGGGGTCATCCTCATCCTTCCAAATTGCCACTGCTGAAAGCAGAGAGCAGCCTGTAAGTTCTTCCCATCTTGCCCCCCTCTGTATAATAACAGCTACTACGGGGCTCACACAGGGAGGAATGGGATATCGGAGGGGCTGGGGGTACAAAACCTTTCACCTCTGAGCAGGTTCAGATCTAGCACTGGCTGGTAGTGACTGTccaaaagtcattaccatctgcCGTTCAGTGAACTGTGTGGTATGAGTTTGTGAAGGGACACAgtccagttcccattggccagggtaGCACGTAGCACTTCCATCATTAAACTAACTGGTGTTGAGAGCCCAAGGAAAGTCGCCAGTTGTGGTGCTTTTTCTGTTTGCAAGGAACTGGTCTAAGACCCACCAACTTATCTAAGGGCCACCAAAAAGCTATCAGATAGTAGCAAAACTCAGTCACTATCAACCTCGGCTGGGTTCAGATACTCAGCCTGGCAAAAGGGCAAAGTCCAAGCATATCCTTAACTCAGCAGGAACTGTGCACTTCACCTGACCCTTGCATCACCCATGAATCATCTTTGCATGTTTGCCAGTATGGAAAACTGACCTAGTGGTGAACAACTCTGCTTCCCAGTCCCTTGAGCCATCTGGTCTCCTCACCAGTTTGTGTCAGATTAGTGATTAACATAAGTCTAAAAAATGTCTAGCAGGTAATTTACTAGTTTAGGTTCAAGTACTTCTTTACTGAGATGATGGTTTGCTGGAAGAACTTAGAGCATCTTAATAGGGTTGTTGTCCTAACTGAGTGGTGATGTCCTGCATAGAAATATCCAGGCCATTACTAATACATGGCAGGTCCTGTGAGTGGAGCACTGACAAGATCCACATGTGATTGTTGCTCATTCTCTGATGAATCTCCCCAATCCTTGGGGTCTTTGTCTTAGCAGGTGAGTGATGTCCTGAGCCTTGTGAGTGAGATTAGCAGAGCCACACAAGGTGAGTGGATATCTGGGCAGCATTTTTCAGTTACGCCCTTGCTCCCCAGGGGTTCAGGTGGAGGCAGACCATGGGGTGAGGAGCACCTGTAGAGCCCCAGCCTGGCCAGTATCACACTGACTGTCGACATAGAGATCTGTGGCTGCCCCTCTTTCACTGTGGCATTAATGCGGGGAATAGACAAGCCCTTCTGTGATTCACCTTGGAATGTGGGTGGGTTGGGGGACAGGCACCTAGTTTACCTCTATTAACAGTGAGGATCATAGGCGCTCAATCCGTGGctgctgaggggctggagcacccacaggggaaaaaatgagCCCCTaacagctccccccacccctccccagcacctcccgcccgccgatcagcacctccatCCCCACGCCTCCCACCCGTGTGAACAGCTGTTTTGCCACgtgcagggaggctgggagggagggggaggagcggggacacggTGCACGCGGGGGACGGGGCAGAACTgcatgggaagaggcggggcaggggtggagcagaggcaagaagaagtggagtgggggtggggctttgggggaaggggtggattgggggctgggccggggcagAGCCGGGGATCAAGCACCCCCTGGCAGTTTGCAAATTCGGTGCCTGTGGTGAGGATTAAGCTCCCCTGGGGCTGAGAGGCAGGTTCCATGCGGCTAAGCACTGAAAGGAAATGCATTGGTGCCCTGTGGCAAAAGTTCCCTCTGTGGTAAGGCCAGGCAGAAGGTGGTGTTGCAGCTGCTCATCAGATGGGTGGACAGGGGCCGTGGTATGGGCCTCACTGCTTTATTTTCAGGACACCCTTCCCTCGCTGAGTAGACAGGCTCTCACCTCACTTTTCTGCCATTTCCAGGTCTCCCCATAGCACAGCTCCCCCACTCCTTGGTGCTGTCACTCGGCTTCCAGTTGGACCCTTGCTTGTCTGGTCTCAAGAATTTCAGCCACGTGGGGTTGGAGCTGGGGGTCCCATCCCATCTGGTGAGCAGGATGTCTGGATTCAAGCAGCTCGTTGCTCACCTCGCCTCCTCAGGAGACACAGTCACTGTTCCTGCCCTGGCCCGGGTCCTACAGCGACTCCAGCGCTTCGACGCCTTGCTCCTACTCTGCGATCATTTCATTATGAGCCAGGCCCAGGGCTGCCAACGCTAGGGGAAACACATGTTGCTGCCTCCgcacacagagggaggggcaacttcAGGCATAGTTTTGGCTGGGTGAACCTGGCAgcgatgctgctgcctgcttcctaCCCACTTTTTGTGGGCTGTGTGGCGGTTGCCTTTGAATCTTTGGGGTAGAATCACAGTAGAATGATGAGTCTGTGAGAGCTCACTCAgcaaatttctctctcttgacCACTGCTTGAGACCTACCTTGTGCTGGTGATGGCTGGCAGATGCACATGGTACCTCCAAATGCCACCTTTCTTCATACGTGTTTATATCGATGCCCAGAAATgttgtggccctcatggtcaccATGCATTTGCCTCCACGGGCAGTTGTGGATTTATAATGGGCCCTCCAAGCACACAGTGTATCCTTGAATCACATCTCAGCTGTAATGATTGAACTCTTTGTGTGAGGGGCTGTAATGTGGTGTATGAAAATATCCCCCAACTCTAAGGTGGAGCTCAGAGAGTCTGGACTCTCTCTGTTGGATTTCTCCCCCGCAGGTGATTGTATCTTCCTCTTAGAGGCCTGATAATCATTTGTTCTCTCCCCCTCACTCCTCACACTTTTTAGATGTGGGCCTTCTCCATTTGGCAGACGTATTTTGCTGGCTTTTTGCTCAGCTTTCTGCTGTGGCTGCCTTTTTGTTTACTTCTCCTTTTGTGCACCGACGAGGGGACCTGTTCTTGGAGAAGGGTTCTTTAGCTGccactcctttctttctttttttttttttggccagggaGGAGGGACTCATGCACTGAATTTCTGTGTGCCATACCAAAATAGCGGTGTGTTTAATTGTATTTCATGGCTGTGGAATAGTACCATTTTCGTAAAGCAATATTTCTAATTGTGAGTCAGGATTTTTTTAAGCATGGTGGAGTTTGCTCCAGTGCAGATGGCAGGGTACTTGCTGCATTCCCCAGTCTTCTGCTAAGCACCTCTGCTTCCTTGCCCTAAGGGGCTTGCTAATGAGCTCCTCTGTGCTGATGTTTGGAGGACAGCACAGCACATATTCTGCTCTTCTGCATGTCTGAAGTTTTCAGAACACGTGACCCAAACAAAACCCTTGTGAGAATCTGGATGTGTAATCCAGGGTCAGGATCTTCCCTCCATTGCCCCTCCTGTGAGCACCACGGGGTCTCATCTTCTAAACACTAAATGGAGACCACTTGGCCTGGATGGCGCCCCGTTGAAGTGCAGACTGGAAGGATGGCTTGGCTTTCAGCTCATCCACTGCCCAATTCTCTTGCTGTAGGATGCAGGCCATTCCCATTGGCTTTTGTGGGAGATGCTCTTATCCTATGGTGGGAAAACAGAGCCTGTGGGGTTTATTATGTTACGTAGCTACAACAAAATAAACTCAGTATAATAATGAAGGGTGTCTCAATGGCACAACCACTCTATTCCTTTGCCCTAgttaattaaaaactaaaaggaTGGAACCCCTCAAGAACTAACTATGCCAAGTTCATAATGGGAAATGCTGGATGAAACACCATGGAATATTCTCAAAAGAGTATTTTCTCATTGCTAATGTAATGTACTGCCATGTGCATAACGCCCCCTACTGGATTTAATCAGACCTTTGTGTGGTCAGGTTCTGATTATTAGCCTGTGCAGGGAGGCTAAATACTATTCCCAGGGTTTCCATTTGCCTGCAAGAGGCTTCTATTGGAAGAGCAGGAAAGTATGACTTCTCATCCCAATGCCATGTGTATTTGATTTGGCTGAATGAATGTGGTGTCCAGAGGTTTGTTTCCTGGCCATGTTATGCTGCCTGTTAAAGTAATCATGTCATTAGTGGTGAAGCggccttattttaaaataatgtgttgtTCAGACTAAAGATGACCTCATTTTCTGGTTTCTGAGAATAGTTGTTCCATAGGGACACACTCTTCTGACTTTAATTTTCTCTAGGAGGATTTGTCAGAGCTTGCCATGGCTTGGCTGTGTTAGACTTCCTCAAGTTCCTGGAACTGGTATCTGGAGGCAGCTTCCAACGATGGTGGCTGCAGGTTTTTGTGCTATTTTCTCAAAGCTGCCACCAGCTTCTCTTGTTACTGTGCATTAAGTAGGAGCAGGTTACACTTTGAACTGCTATCTGACAAATTGGATTGGTGGGAGGAAGTTGTAGAATATGAAACAATCCAAGTGTCCTGTAAGGCTGGAGAAATCCTGCCACATGACACACCGCACACCTCCCGGAGAGAGGACAGGAATCCAGCCCTGGCGATCAGCTGCGATAGTGTTTTGTGGTTGCAGAACACACCCACGGTCCATTCATGAGAGGACCCTAGCACTCAGGGCATGTGACATACTCTATTATACTGATGTATTTTTCAGCCCTGGCACTCAGCTGTGATGGATTCCTTTCATAGTGAGGTAattttcacagagcagctgctccaGAAGGAGAGGCGTTGCTGGGAGCCTGATTGCAATCAGCACTTTGCCATGAATTCAAACAGATGGGGGCTTTCATTCGGATTCCATAAAGCACACTGTTTCACTATGGTTCACTCTAGGTGGGATTCAGTGTGGCTCTGTTAAGTGGCAGATGGCATAGGCTCCCTAAAACACCATCTCCAGGTGGATCTTTACTTCATTGGTGGCACAACCTTGACACTTagtggatggggaaggaggtgcCTTTCTAAAAATCTCTCCTGGGTTCTTGCCCAGTCTGTGGAGCTGGCTATTTCAAACAAGAATGGAGAAGAATGTGGCTAGCTCCACATTGCACAGGGTGATGGTGTTGGGCTGCACGACATTTCCCATGTGTGCTGTATTTTGCTGCACCTCAACACATGGGGATTGCTTTTTTTAGTGAAGGCTTGAGACCAACAGCTGGGGCTGGCGTTGGAGTTGCCCCATTTAGTCTGTTTCATCCTGCTACACCCTTGAGGGTTCAAGTCCAATGCAGAGTTAACCTCATGGGCTCTGGGATATACTCACGGAGTTTCACTGATGCTAGGGTCCCTAGAACAATACTGGGTGGTGAGAAGGGAGTTTTGCTGAGCATACATAGCGCTGCCAAAGTGCATAGGGTGCAAAATATCAGACCATCTGCACCCAGTTAGCACTGTGGGCACTGTTCATCTTCCCATGAGCTTTGGGGAAAATGAGCTGGACTGTCCCTAATTAAACCCTTCACCTTATCTCAGCTAAGAACCATAAGCTGTTGACAGTGCTGTGCTGTCTTAATTTCATTCACATTGCCTGAGCATCAGTGGAGTGCCAGGGACCACGCTGGTACATTTGAGAACACCATGTCCGTGCTGCCTGGTGTTCTGGGTATGTTTTGCAGTAGCTGAGGGGTTAGAGAGCAGAAAGGCTGGTGGTTTTCACTGTGTTTAGTAAACAACTCTCCAAAGCGAAAAACGTATTGCTTATGCCAGTTACCAACGGTGCTTGGCAGCCATCAAGCTATAAAGGGACAAAacagaaggatggtcttgtggataAAGCATAACACGAAGTCTGGAGATCTGCACATAGCTATGCCACACATGCTGAATGTGTCTGGgaggtcacttcacctctccattCCTGTTTCCCCACTTCTAATGTAGGGACAATAATACTCTCCTACCTCGCAGATCTGTTGTGAGGACTACTCCATTAATGTTTACAGCCTCCTTTGAAACCCTCAGACAGGAGACAAATGAGAATGACAGAGCTGTTCTAGTAGCATAAAGcctggtcccattaaagtcagaggCAAAACAATCATTAACTGCAATGGGATCAGGAATTTGCCTGTGGTACATGGTTCCTCCCTTTCCTATCCTGTGTCTCAGGCTCCCctcttttccctttatttctgtGTATTTTCCTGACTTTTTCCTGCCCTCTTTCCCCTAAGTTAGATTTTCAAACTATTTACAGTCCAAGAAGTGCGCACTGTTCTGCACTTTTCTGATATCAGCTGTGTATCCCAGCTTCAACTACTCAGCAATATGGACAGAAACATCAGCTCTCTTTTAAGCCCAAGAAAGGCTGACATGTACTATACCCTTTGTGCACTCAGTAACGCCCTGATCTGTTGTTCTGAGTAATGTCTGAATATTTTTAAGACCAAGGTTCTGATTAGAGAGCCCCTGGTATTGACAGTTCCAGTGCTGGGCTAGCTAAAACCATTTCATTACTAATTAACTGGTAAAGACTGTCTTAACAGACTGACATATATTGTGATTTCATTATTAAATGTTACGGTTTAAAGTTTGACAATAGGAAATGCATATATCAAAACCCCATTGGGTTCATCTGATCATAGCAATCCCTTGGCTGTTATCATAgctctgggtgcctgaagttGGGGGAGACCACAGACCACATGGGAATGTGTAATTAGATTATAATTAATTGGTGTTTGCCTTTTATGGAGTAATTAAAGGCATGGTGTCtcctggcagccagcagggggcactattGCCTTGTTTAAACTCAAGTGCGCATTTCGCCTGGATGGTTTGTTACTAATAGACATTGGTATCTGTTGAACATCTTTAAGACCTGAATCTGTTGAGGACAATGTCTACTCATGCGGGGCATGGCCACCTAAAGCTGGACATGATGCTTTCCGTGTCTGCTATTCACCTCTGGCAAAGTCATGGTCAACTAGTTGCAGTTTTTGAGATTGCCTTGCAGTAAAAAGAGGTATTGAACGTTTTATCCCTTCTAAGTTAAAATGTCAATAAATTATCCCTCATTACTTGGTTACTTAACTATGCAGCACTAATTAAAAAGGTGCCTGAAATGTAAAACATCTCAGGGCAAATGCAGATCTGGGGCCAAGATCCTGATCTCTGTTATACTGACATAAATTTGTAATAACGTCATTGACTTAAGTGGCTAC of the Dermochelys coriacea isolate rDerCor1 chromosome 9, rDerCor1.pri.v4, whole genome shotgun sequence genome contains:
- the EDA2R gene encoding tumor necrosis factor receptor superfamily member 27 isoform X2, with the protein product MKRGPVLVFTLFLVTEVRGAAPNPMECQESEYLDEHRKCVPCRECGPGWELSKECGYGEGRDAQCTACPPRRFKDSWGFHGCKPCLSCPLINRVQKSNCTATSNAACGECLPGFYSKTRIGGLQDLECIPCTKQTPSSEPQCSSRSSLVKAVIPTVPPQDTALLVLTSSALVIIALVLLALAIICCKRFWKSQCQRVFLRTQSFSAQRVMFWASAMPSRFPCEEQMSSPCCLGVKNLSPCSRQAEGPVEPIQFISDGEAIGLQIPALQPNSEAIAISPNPKSQLARSVLETQPLIRNSGSSDYSAGGLSSSDARQGPAGFTEALTPLSSCASEMQPRWPHAPVECTELDLQKFSTQAEFMGTKSQEDAEKQVAQRVRRHTDELTLEVPLFGAPLITQSELVLDPARGSSSSFQIATAESREQPVSDVLSLVSEISRATQGLPIAQLPHSLVLSLGFQLDPCLSGLKNFSHVGLELGVPSHLVSRMSGFKQLVAHLASSGDTVTVPALARVLQRLQRFDALLLLCDHFIMSQAQGCQR
- the EDA2R gene encoding tumor necrosis factor receptor superfamily member 27 isoform X1; protein product: MKRGPVLVFTLFLVTEVRGAAPNPMECQESEYLDEHRKCVPCRECGPGWELSKECGYGEGRDAQCTACPPRRFKDSWGFHGCKPCLSCPLINRVQKSNCTATSNAACGECLPGFYSKTRIGGLQDLECIPCTKQTPSSEPQCSSRSSLVKAVIPTVPPQDTALLVLTSSALVIIALVLLALAIICCKRFWKSQCQRVFLRTQSFSAQRVMFWASAMPSRFPCEEQMSSPCCLGVKNLSPCSRQAEGPVEPIQFISDGEAIGLQIPALQPNSEAIAISPNPKSQLARSVLETQPLIRNSGSSDYSAGGLSSSDARQGPAGFTEALTPLSSCASEMQPRWPHAPVECTELDLQKFSTQAEFMGTKSQEDAEKQVAQRVRRHTDELTLEVPLFGAPLITQSELVLDPARGSSSSFQIATAESREQPQVSDVLSLVSEISRATQGLPIAQLPHSLVLSLGFQLDPCLSGLKNFSHVGLELGVPSHLVSRMSGFKQLVAHLASSGDTVTVPALARVLQRLQRFDALLLLCDHFIMSQAQGCQR